From Longimicrobium sp., a single genomic window includes:
- a CDS encoding TetR/AcrR family transcriptional regulator, which produces MSADTEGRLNEAEQDPEQDAPRWRRRSEARPGEIVEAALDLFVEKGFAATRMDEIAKRAGVTKGTVYLYFPSKEDLFRAVVEEMMGPNIETGERMLARSTGSAADLIRTLLQGWWELMGSQRVACLSKLMTGEAANFPHLAQYYVEHVVVRGRRIFQAAIQRGIDSGEFRPVHVTDAARLAIAPLANASIYKRSMMQHDPDGWDMDRYLKLHMDLFLRGLAKEPETENDTDEA; this is translated from the coding sequence ATGAGCGCAGACACCGAGGGACGGCTGAACGAGGCGGAGCAGGACCCCGAGCAGGACGCCCCGCGCTGGCGGCGGCGCAGCGAGGCGCGCCCCGGCGAGATCGTGGAGGCGGCGCTGGACCTGTTCGTGGAGAAGGGCTTCGCGGCCACCCGCATGGACGAGATTGCGAAGCGCGCCGGCGTGACCAAGGGCACCGTGTACCTCTACTTCCCCAGCAAGGAAGACCTCTTCCGCGCGGTGGTGGAGGAGATGATGGGGCCCAACATCGAGACCGGCGAGCGAATGCTGGCCCGGAGCACCGGGTCGGCCGCCGACCTGATCCGCACGCTGCTGCAGGGGTGGTGGGAGCTGATGGGAAGCCAGCGCGTGGCCTGCCTGAGCAAGCTGATGACGGGCGAGGCCGCCAACTTCCCGCACCTGGCCCAGTACTACGTGGAGCACGTGGTGGTCCGCGGGCGCCGCATCTTCCAGGCGGCCATCCAGCGCGGGATCGACAGCGGCGAGTTCCGCCCGGTGCACGTGACCGACGCGGCCCGGCTGGCCATCGCGCCGCTGGCGAACGCGTCCATCTACAAGCGCTCCATGATGCAGCACGACCCCGACGGGTGGGACATGGACCGCTACCTGAAGCTCCACATGGACCTTTTCCTTCGCGGACTGGCGAAGGAGCCGGAGACGGAGAACGACACCGATGAAGCTTGA
- a CDS encoding RDD family protein, which produces MDPQAPRTENPAGGPMYQAPVPAPTYAGPGGAPGQPDIVKRGIAAFIDFAIIGAANAFMTLVLSIALGWIGAMVAAAVATALVLGRDIVIENRSLGKKLLGLAVVRADGSPITLQESIRRNATLAIGTAVGILGAVPLLGLLAIPLYLVAAAVGFYEIYLVASSKPRLGDNLAGGTRVVFQGQPAIAF; this is translated from the coding sequence ATGGACCCGCAAGCCCCCCGCACCGAGAATCCCGCCGGCGGTCCCATGTACCAGGCGCCCGTTCCGGCTCCGACCTATGCCGGTCCCGGCGGCGCGCCCGGCCAGCCGGACATCGTGAAGCGCGGGATCGCGGCGTTCATCGACTTCGCCATCATCGGCGCGGCGAACGCCTTCATGACCCTCGTGCTCAGCATCGCGCTGGGGTGGATCGGGGCGATGGTGGCGGCCGCCGTGGCCACCGCGCTGGTGCTGGGGCGCGACATCGTCATCGAGAACCGCTCGCTGGGCAAGAAGCTGCTGGGCCTTGCCGTGGTGCGGGCGGACGGAAGCCCCATCACCCTCCAGGAGTCCATCCGCCGCAACGCCACGCTGGCCATCGGCACGGCGGTGGGAATCCTGGGCGCCGTGCCCCTCCTGGGGCTGCTGGCCATCCCGCTGTACCTGGTGGCCGCGGCCGTGGGCTTCTACGAGATCTACCTCGTGGCCAGCAGCAAGCCGCGCCTGGGCGACAACCTGGCCGGCGGCACCCGCGTGGTCTTCCAGGGGCAGCCCGCGATCGCGTTCTGA
- a CDS encoding ABC transporter ATP-binding protein produces MIHLDNVAKEYRGWLGTARKNRVHALDGVSLHVPPGTVMGVVGPNGAGKSTLIKLLLGYLRPTRGTVRIGGMEPRAWAQSRGVAYVPELPTIPESWTVGFAMRYFASLGELDDPAPKIGAALKRVGMDGTEGRKIRELSKGMLQRVAIGQALLGEREVMVLDEPTSGLDPEWVAELRAIVAEWRAASPGRVALISSHDLNELERTADRVAVLVAGQVREVIDLRAAEARFPAYRIVVDSTPHAAQAVLACFPDAVAEEGSPLSFRVQPADVEDLDRRVAALLARGVALRALAPERETLEQRFREVRKRGKGRP; encoded by the coding sequence ATGATCCACCTGGACAACGTGGCGAAAGAATATCGCGGCTGGCTTGGTACCGCGCGGAAGAACCGCGTCCATGCGCTGGACGGGGTGTCGCTGCACGTGCCGCCCGGCACCGTCATGGGCGTGGTGGGCCCCAACGGCGCGGGAAAGAGCACGCTCATCAAGCTCCTGCTGGGCTATCTCCGCCCCACCCGCGGCACCGTGCGCATCGGGGGGATGGAGCCGCGCGCGTGGGCCCAGAGCCGCGGCGTGGCCTATGTCCCCGAACTCCCCACCATCCCCGAGTCGTGGACGGTGGGCTTCGCCATGCGCTACTTCGCCTCGCTCGGCGAGCTGGACGATCCCGCGCCGAAGATCGGGGCGGCGCTGAAGCGGGTGGGGATGGACGGGACGGAGGGGCGGAAGATCCGGGAGCTTTCCAAGGGAATGCTGCAGCGCGTGGCGATCGGCCAGGCGCTCCTCGGCGAGCGCGAGGTGATGGTGCTGGACGAGCCCACCAGCGGGCTGGACCCCGAGTGGGTGGCCGAGCTGCGAGCCATCGTGGCCGAGTGGCGCGCGGCGTCGCCGGGGCGCGTGGCGCTGATCTCCTCGCACGACCTGAACGAGCTGGAGCGCACCGCCGACCGCGTGGCCGTGCTGGTGGCCGGGCAGGTGCGCGAGGTCATCGATCTGCGCGCCGCCGAGGCCCGGTTCCCCGCCTACCGCATCGTCGTGGACTCCACGCCGCACGCCGCGCAGGCCGTGCTCGCCTGCTTCCCCGACGCGGTGGCCGAGGAGGGCTCGCCCCTCTCCTTCCGCGTGCAGCCGGCGGACGTGGAAGACCTGGACCGCCGCGTGGCCGCGCTCCTGGCCCGCGGCGTGGCGCTGCGCGCGCTGGCACCCGAGCGCGAGACGCTGGAGCAGCGCTTCCGCGAGGTGCGCAAGCGCGGAAAGGGGCGCCCGTGA
- a CDS encoding polysaccharide deacetylase family protein, translated as MKMNITPLLALLLAACNSADARTPDAQRGPFAPNRMGYVPVFEYHVIAAGPTEFHHTPGELQRDLELLYRRGYRPVTVAEMNGRRMDAVLPAGYKPFVAVFDDASPSQFRYIERAGGRLEIDPTSAVGIWTRFTATHPGWRNAATFCVLSAGDAGGSFFGNGNIQGQKTAWRYPKLRFLVRSGFEICNHTQWHARLDRYSDAFIQEQIARLAMAVDSAVPGYRITTFALPLGVWPRNRPLAWHGAWRDPKSGRVVRYDHPAVLEVSGGPNVSPYDPRYDGHSIDRIIGYRNAVQIVLDRLDRHGTAYVTGAAAGR; from the coding sequence ATGAAGATGAACATCACGCCGCTGCTCGCCCTCCTGCTCGCCGCCTGCAATTCGGCGGATGCGCGGACGCCGGACGCGCAGCGGGGGCCGTTCGCGCCCAACCGGATGGGGTACGTCCCCGTGTTCGAGTACCACGTGATCGCCGCGGGGCCCACCGAGTTCCACCATACGCCGGGGGAGCTGCAGCGCGACCTGGAGCTGCTGTACCGCCGCGGCTACCGCCCCGTTACCGTGGCGGAGATGAACGGCCGGCGGATGGACGCGGTGCTCCCCGCCGGGTACAAGCCGTTCGTGGCCGTGTTCGACGACGCCAGCCCGTCGCAGTTCCGCTACATCGAGCGCGCGGGGGGAAGGCTGGAGATCGACCCCACCAGCGCCGTGGGCATCTGGACACGCTTCACCGCCACGCACCCGGGGTGGCGCAACGCGGCCACCTTCTGCGTGCTGAGCGCGGGCGACGCGGGGGGCTCGTTCTTCGGCAACGGCAACATCCAGGGGCAGAAGACGGCGTGGCGGTACCCCAAGCTCCGCTTCCTGGTGCGCAGCGGCTTCGAGATCTGCAATCACACGCAGTGGCACGCGCGGCTGGACCGCTATTCCGACGCGTTCATCCAGGAGCAGATCGCGCGTCTGGCCATGGCGGTGGACTCCGCCGTGCCCGGCTACCGCATCACCACCTTCGCGCTCCCGCTGGGCGTGTGGCCGCGCAACCGCCCGCTCGCGTGGCACGGCGCCTGGCGCGATCCGAAGTCGGGCCGCGTGGTGCGCTACGACCATCCCGCCGTGCTCGAGGTCAGCGGCGGCCCCAACGTCAGCCCGTACGATCCACGCTACGACGGCCACAGCATCGACCGCATCATCGGCTACCGCAATGCCGTGCAGATCGTGCTGGACCGCCTGGACCGCCACGGAACGGCGTACGTCACGGGGGCGGCGGCGGGGCGGTGA
- a CDS encoding NAD(+) synthase codes for MDRPFHNPYSHGFVRAAVCIPHVRVADPAFNAERTLGLARRASELNAAVALFPELGISAYSNDDLFHQSALLDATVQALARIVRESVSLTPVLLVGAPLLFEGKLFNCAVVVYRGRVLGIVPKSYLPNYREFYEKRQFTSGRMAASREVRFLGQVVPFGNDLVFDAVNVDGFRLAVEICEDVWVPIPPSTWLALAGATVIANLSASNITVGKAEYRRELCAAQSGTCVCAYLYSAAGPGESTTDLAWDGHSMIFENGELISESRRFADEEQVIAGDVDLERLAQDRMRMNSFNDTVGAYRDRIREIRAVPFEFAVPAAAGMALERKVPRFPYVPDDPAVLDQRCFEAYNIQVHGLMKRLTATGIQKIVIGVSGGLDSTQALIVAARTMDRLGLPRTNILAYTMPGFATSSGTKGNAWALMRALGVTAGEIDIRPSSTQMLKDLGHPFASGEPVYDVTFENVQAGERTSHLFRLANYQNGLVLGTGDLSELALGWATYGVGDQMSHYNVNASVPKTLIQYLIRWVIGSRQFDDETGRVLQAIVDTEISPELVPHAEGAADTSAPAQKTEEVIGPYELQDFNTYYVTRFGFRPSKVAFLALHAWGDKERGAWPALVPTEKRHQYDLATIRRWLEVFAWRFFKTSQFKRSAMPNGPKVGSGGSLSPRGDWRAPSDSEAVVWLDELRLNVPES; via the coding sequence ATGGATCGACCCTTCCACAACCCGTACTCGCACGGCTTCGTGCGCGCGGCCGTTTGCATTCCGCACGTGCGCGTGGCGGACCCGGCGTTCAACGCCGAGCGCACGCTGGGGCTGGCGCGCCGCGCCTCGGAGCTGAACGCGGCGGTGGCGCTCTTCCCCGAGCTGGGCATCAGCGCGTACAGCAACGACGACCTGTTCCACCAGAGCGCGCTCCTCGACGCCACGGTGCAGGCGCTGGCCCGCATCGTCCGCGAGAGCGTGTCGCTCACCCCCGTGCTGCTGGTCGGCGCGCCGCTGCTCTTCGAGGGCAAGCTCTTCAACTGCGCCGTGGTCGTCTACCGCGGCCGCGTGCTGGGCATCGTTCCCAAGAGCTATCTCCCCAACTACCGCGAGTTCTACGAGAAGCGGCAGTTCACCTCCGGGCGCATGGCCGCGTCGCGCGAGGTGCGCTTCCTGGGGCAGGTCGTGCCCTTCGGCAACGACCTGGTGTTCGACGCGGTGAACGTGGACGGATTCCGGCTGGCGGTGGAGATCTGCGAGGACGTGTGGGTGCCCATCCCCCCCAGCACCTGGCTGGCGCTGGCCGGGGCCACGGTGATCGCCAACCTGAGCGCCAGCAACATCACCGTGGGCAAGGCCGAGTACCGCCGCGAGCTGTGCGCCGCGCAGAGCGGCACCTGCGTCTGCGCCTACCTGTACTCCGCCGCCGGGCCGGGCGAGTCGACCACCGACCTGGCGTGGGACGGGCACTCGATGATCTTCGAGAACGGCGAGCTGATCTCCGAGAGCCGCCGCTTCGCCGACGAGGAGCAGGTGATCGCGGGCGACGTCGACCTCGAGCGGCTGGCGCAGGACCGCATGCGGATGAACTCGTTCAACGACACCGTGGGCGCCTACCGCGACCGCATCCGCGAGATCCGCGCGGTGCCGTTCGAGTTCGCCGTCCCCGCCGCCGCCGGGATGGCGCTGGAGCGCAAGGTGCCGCGCTTCCCCTACGTCCCCGACGACCCGGCGGTGCTGGACCAGCGCTGCTTCGAGGCGTACAACATCCAGGTGCACGGCCTGATGAAGCGCCTGACCGCCACGGGGATCCAGAAGATCGTGATCGGCGTCTCCGGCGGGCTGGACAGCACCCAGGCGCTCATCGTGGCCGCGCGGACGATGGACCGGCTGGGATTGCCGCGCACCAACATCCTGGCCTACACCATGCCCGGCTTCGCCACCAGCTCGGGAACGAAGGGGAACGCGTGGGCCTTGATGCGCGCGCTGGGCGTGACCGCGGGGGAGATCGACATCCGCCCCAGCTCGACGCAGATGCTGAAGGACCTGGGGCATCCGTTCGCGTCCGGCGAGCCGGTGTACGACGTGACCTTCGAGAACGTGCAGGCGGGGGAGCGCACCTCGCACCTCTTCCGCCTGGCCAACTACCAGAACGGGCTGGTGCTGGGGACGGGGGACCTGAGCGAGCTGGCGCTGGGGTGGGCCACGTACGGCGTGGGCGACCAGATGTCGCACTACAACGTGAACGCCTCTGTGCCCAAGACGCTCATCCAGTACCTGATCCGCTGGGTGATCGGGAGCCGGCAGTTCGACGACGAGACCGGGCGCGTGCTGCAGGCCATCGTCGACACCGAGATCAGCCCCGAGCTGGTGCCGCACGCCGAGGGCGCGGCAGACACCTCGGCGCCGGCGCAGAAGACGGAAGAGGTGATCGGGCCGTACGAGCTGCAGGACTTCAACACCTACTACGTCACGCGCTTCGGCTTCCGGCCCAGCAAGGTGGCGTTCCTGGCGCTGCACGCGTGGGGGGATAAAGAGCGCGGTGCCTGGCCCGCGCTGGTGCCGACGGAGAAGCGCCACCAGTACGACCTGGCGACGATCCGGCGCTGGCTGGAGGTGTTCGCCTGGCGCTTCTTCAAGACCAGCCAGTTCAAGCGCTCGGCCATGCCCAACGGCCCCAAGGTCGGCTCCGGCGGCTCGCTCTCCCCTCGCGGCGACTGGCGCGCGCCCAGCGACAGCGAGGCCGTGGTCTGGCTCGACGAGCTCCGCCTGAACGTCCCGGAATCCTGA
- a CDS encoding serine/threonine-protein kinase — protein sequence MSGLENLLAGKTLVKRYRIEEVIGLGGFAAVYRAEDLRLGRPVAVKIITLAADDAAARERLRERFEREARAAASLPHHPNVITVHDFGTDPELGLDFLVMELLKGENLAQLFKREGRPPHDVALAILRDASEGIAVGHAAGIIHRDVKPGNIFLAEPHDDDPFRVCVLDFGIARIATDDPELTRTIGAENPLTAAYAAPEQMRGDHHLTPAADVFSLGVVGYQLFTGEKPFGGAEGRRGRGREPVRPIHELNPQVPPAVERVIERAMSEDPEQRYPDAGAFAEALDAAAREDDGTILAPVGLGAAAAMDDDRTIIAPTPPPATVRPPAPEPVVQRAPEPGPRMAPAAAPRRSRAPMLLLLLLLLAGGAAAAVWGMGRRNGSPDRNRPDTGAAPAPAPAEDEGGDNGPVTSPAPAPPPSSSDGGVSPSSPDGSGQQTDGGGADNTGGDGGAQPLPPIVRTPGIAPQPAPAPAPVPPAAPSPAPSAPPSAPPSQPTPRPSPPPAPVPAPPPPPPPPPPPPPPPPVQVPIPVPQVPAPNPNAPRDTIVIPTNPTPR from the coding sequence ATGTCTGGACTGGAAAACCTGCTCGCCGGCAAGACACTGGTGAAGCGGTACCGGATCGAGGAAGTGATCGGGCTGGGCGGGTTCGCGGCGGTGTACCGCGCCGAGGACCTGCGCCTGGGCCGCCCCGTGGCCGTAAAGATCATCACCCTGGCGGCGGACGACGCGGCCGCGCGCGAGCGGCTGCGCGAGCGCTTCGAGCGCGAGGCGCGCGCCGCGGCCAGCCTGCCGCACCACCCCAACGTGATCACCGTCCACGACTTCGGCACCGACCCGGAGCTGGGGCTGGACTTTCTGGTGATGGAGCTGCTGAAGGGCGAGAACCTGGCGCAGCTGTTCAAGCGCGAGGGGCGCCCGCCGCACGACGTGGCGCTGGCCATCCTGCGCGACGCGTCGGAGGGGATCGCGGTGGGGCACGCGGCGGGAATCATCCACCGCGACGTGAAGCCGGGGAACATCTTCCTGGCCGAGCCGCACGACGACGATCCGTTCCGCGTGTGCGTGCTGGATTTCGGCATCGCCCGCATCGCCACCGACGACCCGGAGCTCACGCGCACCATCGGCGCCGAGAACCCGCTCACCGCCGCGTACGCCGCGCCCGAGCAGATGCGCGGCGACCACCACCTGACGCCCGCGGCCGACGTGTTCAGCCTGGGCGTGGTGGGCTACCAGCTGTTCACGGGCGAGAAGCCGTTCGGCGGCGCGGAGGGGCGGCGGGGGCGCGGGCGCGAGCCGGTGCGCCCCATCCACGAGCTGAACCCGCAGGTGCCGCCCGCGGTGGAGCGGGTGATCGAGCGGGCGATGTCGGAGGATCCGGAGCAGCGCTACCCCGACGCGGGCGCCTTCGCCGAGGCGCTGGACGCGGCGGCGAGGGAGGACGACGGCACCATCCTGGCCCCCGTGGGCCTTGGCGCGGCCGCGGCGATGGACGACGACCGTACCATCATCGCCCCTACCCCGCCGCCCGCGACGGTGCGCCCGCCCGCGCCGGAGCCCGTCGTCCAGCGCGCGCCGGAGCCGGGGCCGCGCATGGCGCCGGCCGCCGCGCCGCGCCGCAGCCGCGCGCCGATGCTCCTCCTCCTGCTCCTCCTCCTCGCCGGGGGCGCGGCGGCGGCGGTGTGGGGGATGGGACGCCGGAACGGGTCGCCCGACCGGAATCGACCGGACACGGGTGCCGCTCCGGCACCCGCACCCGCGGAAGACGAAGGCGGCGACAACGGCCCGGTGACGTCGCCCGCGCCCGCGCCGCCCCCGTCGTCCAGCGATGGCGGTGTGTCCCCATCCTCGCCCGACGGCTCCGGCCAGCAGACGGACGGCGGCGGCGCGGACAACACCGGCGGCGACGGTGGCGCTCAGCCGCTCCCGCCGATCGTCCGCACGCCGGGGATCGCGCCGCAGCCGGCGCCCGCGCCGGCACCGGTGCCGCCCGCGGCCCCGTCGCCCGCGCCCAGCGCGCCGCCCTCGGCACCGCCCTCGCAGCCCACGCCCCGGCCTTCGCCGCCGCCCGCGCCGGTGCCGGCACCGCCGCCGCCGCCACCTCCGCCGCCACCTCCCCCGCCGCCGCCGCCGGTGCAGGTGCCCATCCCGGTGCCGCAGGTGCCCGCGCCGAACCCGAACGCGCCGCGCGACACCATCGTCATCCCCACCAACCCGACGCCGCGGTAG